The Haloplanus sp. CK5-1 genome contains a region encoding:
- the larB gene encoding nickel pincer cofactor biosynthesis protein LarB — MRDVLDAVANGDLSPAEAEVRLAGYATTGAGRFDAARERRRGIPEAVLAEGKTPDEVASMATAALETTGRAVITRADDAHVAAVTDDLPAEATVDRDDRARTLVVRTPAFDPPDLDATVAVVTAGTSDAAAAGEAGVLVRAIGATVDRVDDVGVAHLGRIVDHLGTIRAADVTIVAAGREGALPTVVAGLVDTPVIGLPVSTGYGFGGDGEAALGGMLQSCTALSVVNVDAGFTAGAQAGLIARAVDGARDD, encoded by the coding sequence ATGCGCGACGTACTCGACGCGGTGGCGAACGGCGACCTCTCGCCGGCCGAGGCGGAGGTCCGACTCGCCGGCTACGCGACGACGGGCGCGGGACGATTCGATGCCGCCCGCGAGCGCCGACGGGGGATCCCGGAAGCGGTGCTCGCGGAGGGGAAGACGCCCGACGAGGTGGCGTCCATGGCGACGGCGGCCCTCGAAACGACCGGGAGAGCCGTGATCACCCGCGCCGACGACGCCCACGTCGCGGCCGTCACCGACGACCTGCCGGCGGAGGCGACGGTCGACCGCGACGACCGTGCCCGGACGCTCGTCGTCCGCACGCCCGCGTTCGATCCGCCGGACCTCGACGCGACGGTCGCCGTCGTCACCGCGGGCACCTCCGACGCGGCGGCGGCGGGCGAGGCGGGCGTCCTCGTCCGCGCCATCGGTGCGACGGTCGACCGCGTCGACGACGTCGGCGTCGCCCACCTCGGCCGGATCGTCGACCACCTCGGGACGATCCGGGCGGCCGACGTGACCATCGTCGCCGCCGGCCGTGAGGGGGCGCTCCCGACCGTCGTCGCCGGTCTCGTCGACACGCCGGTGATCGGTCTCCCGGTGTCGACGGGCTACGGCTTCGGGGGAGACGGGGAGGCGGCGCTGGGCGGGATGCTCCAGTCCTGTACCGCGCTCTCCGTCGTCAACGTCGACGCCGGCTTCACCGCCGGCGCACAGGCGGGGTTGATCGCCCGCGCCGTCGACGGTGCTCGTGACGATTGA
- a CDS encoding DUF7563 family protein encodes MARCDHCGSHVSERFARVFADASGRILACPSCSANAGIAEASRRRTPNA; translated from the coding sequence ATGGCACGCTGCGATCACTGCGGGTCACACGTCTCGGAACGCTTCGCACGGGTGTTCGCCGACGCGAGCGGGCGCATCCTCGCCTGCCCGAGTTGTTCGGCCAACGCCGGTATCGCGGAAGCCTCGAGACGACGCACCCCAAACGCGTAA
- a CDS encoding GIY-YIG nuclease family protein, translated as MHYVYVVECADGTYYTGYTTDVERRVAEHDAGEGAKYTRGRTPVELVHAERYETRSAAMSREHEIKSLSRQAKERLVEGDAGDAPATDDDA; from the coding sequence ATGCACTACGTCTACGTCGTCGAGTGTGCGGACGGCACCTACTACACGGGCTATACGACCGACGTGGAGCGACGCGTCGCCGAACACGACGCCGGTGAGGGGGCGAAGTACACCCGCGGGCGGACGCCGGTGGAACTCGTCCACGCCGAGCGATACGAGACGCGGTCGGCGGCGATGTCCCGCGAACACGAGATCAAGTCGCTCTCCCGGCAGGCGAAGGAGCGCTTGGTCGAGGGCGACGCCGGCGACGCACCCGCGACGGACGACGACGCGTGA
- a CDS encoding phosphoglucomutase/phosphomannomutase family protein has translation MDAISFGTDGWRARLDTFTDERVRMVGQAVADYLADEGVDAPVAVGYDARATSEGFAESLADVLAGNGFDVLLPERDCPTPVIAWGIVDRDLAGALMVTASHNPPEYNGVKFIPSDGAPALPEVTDAIEARLVHPSTDGPRGSVDRVDFLGSHAEQARELVDPDCSELTVVYDAMHGSGRGVTDALLESAGATVIRRRCERDTDFGGGSPEPSPERLAGLVDAVDAHDADLGVANDGDADRLAVVTPDRGFLDENLFFAAVYDALLDSDSGPAVRSVSTTFLIDRVADAHGEEVIETPVGFKWVAEAMVEADALIGGEESGGFTLRGHVPEKDGVLMALLAADATAADPLDRRVDRLLDTHGGVVADKVSVDCPDDRKAAVVDALGDAIPETVADRAVDDVITLDGFKLLLSDGSWLLVRPSGTEPKMRVYAEARSRDRVDALLAEGRDLVVGLV, from the coding sequence ATGGACGCCATCTCCTTCGGCACGGACGGGTGGCGCGCCCGTCTCGACACCTTCACCGACGAGCGCGTGCGGATGGTCGGGCAGGCCGTCGCGGACTACCTCGCCGACGAGGGGGTAGACGCCCCCGTCGCCGTCGGGTACGACGCCCGCGCGACCTCCGAGGGGTTCGCCGAGTCGCTTGCGGACGTCCTCGCGGGCAACGGGTTCGACGTGCTCCTCCCGGAGCGGGACTGCCCGACGCCCGTGATCGCGTGGGGGATCGTCGACCGCGACCTCGCGGGCGCGCTGATGGTCACCGCCTCCCACAACCCGCCCGAGTACAACGGCGTGAAGTTCATCCCCTCGGACGGGGCACCCGCGCTCCCCGAGGTGACCGACGCCATCGAGGCCCGCCTCGTCCACCCGTCGACGGACGGCCCCCGCGGGTCGGTCGACCGCGTCGACTTCCTCGGCTCCCACGCCGAACAGGCCCGAGAACTGGTCGACCCCGACTGCTCGGAGCTGACCGTCGTCTACGACGCCATGCACGGGAGCGGTCGGGGCGTCACCGACGCCCTCCTCGAATCGGCGGGAGCGACGGTGATCCGGCGCCGCTGCGAACGGGACACCGACTTCGGGGGCGGGTCGCCGGAGCCGAGCCCCGAGCGTCTCGCCGGCCTCGTCGACGCCGTCGACGCCCACGACGCCGACCTCGGGGTCGCGAACGACGGCGACGCCGACCGCCTCGCTGTCGTCACGCCCGACCGCGGCTTCCTCGACGAGAACCTGTTTTTCGCCGCCGTCTACGACGCCCTCCTCGACTCCGATTCGGGCCCGGCGGTTCGGTCGGTCTCCACCACGTTCCTGATCGACCGTGTCGCCGACGCCCACGGCGAGGAGGTGATCGAGACGCCCGTCGGATTCAAGTGGGTCGCCGAGGCGATGGTCGAGGCCGACGCCCTGATCGGCGGCGAGGAGTCCGGCGGCTTCACCCTCCGCGGTCACGTCCCCGAGAAGGACGGCGTGTTGATGGCGTTGCTTGCGGCCGACGCGACGGCCGCCGACCCGCTGGACCGCCGCGTCGACCGTCTCCTCGACACCCACGGCGGGGTCGTCGCGGACAAGGTGAGCGTCGATTGCCCCGACGACCGGAAGGCCGCGGTCGTCGACGCCCTCGGCGACGCCATCCCGGAGACGGTCGCCGACCGCGCCGTCGACGACGTGATCACGCTCGACGGCTTCAAACTCCTGTTGTCTGACGGGTCGTGGCTCCTCGTCCGTCCGAGCGGGACGGAGCCGAAGATGCGCGTCTACGCCGAGGCCCGGAGCCGCGACCGGGTGGACGCGTTGCTCGCTGAGGGTCGTGACCTGGTCGTCGGGCTGGTCTGA
- a CDS encoding DUF7546 family protein translates to MSNALGPLSRLRRLPDMAAVRWWCLVVAAELAVVTAYIDLTGTIVTQPRYVVYPFVWINVGVWAMLRTGTPSVDRRQWAFATAMAGGYLLLLFVAGGTLQFGIGGPLNGGAVASIHWNIPGLGPIVVYGTPRVRLSVIPFKVVGYVAMTYLVYARLLDATRAVLSGVLGLFSCVGCAFSLLLPLLGATTLFGSTLTGLAWDLSTLVFVLTVALLYWADEVGAAVSRRL, encoded by the coding sequence GTGAGCAACGCACTCGGCCCCCTGTCGCGGCTTCGCCGCCTCCCGGACATGGCCGCAGTCCGGTGGTGGTGTCTCGTCGTCGCGGCCGAACTCGCGGTCGTGACTGCGTACATCGACCTCACCGGCACCATCGTCACCCAACCGCGGTACGTCGTCTACCCGTTCGTCTGGATCAACGTCGGCGTGTGGGCGATGCTCCGGACGGGGACGCCGAGCGTCGACCGCCGACAGTGGGCGTTCGCGACGGCGATGGCCGGCGGGTATCTCCTCCTCCTCTTCGTCGCCGGCGGCACGCTCCAGTTCGGGATCGGTGGGCCGCTCAACGGCGGTGCGGTCGCCTCGATTCACTGGAACATCCCCGGACTGGGACCGATCGTCGTCTACGGCACGCCGCGGGTTCGGCTGTCGGTCATCCCGTTCAAGGTCGTCGGCTACGTGGCGATGACCTACCTCGTCTACGCTCGCCTCCTCGACGCGACGCGAGCGGTCCTCTCCGGTGTGTTGGGGCTGTTCTCCTGTGTCGGCTGTGCCTTCTCGCTGCTGCTCCCCTTGCTCGGCGCGACGACGCTGTTCGGGTCGACGCTCACCGGCCTCGCGTGGGACCTCTCGACGCTCGTGTTCGTCCTCACCGTCGCCCTCCTCTACTGGGCCGACGAGGTGGGGGCCGCCGTCTCGCGTCGCCTCTAG